From a single Fulvivirga ulvae genomic region:
- a CDS encoding HSP90 family protein encodes MKSLFQVNLGGILKVLSDNLYSHKEVFVRELLQNAVDAIKARGHKEQFEARIKVDYYDADNHRGLVISDNGIGLTEDEVNEFLSKIGASSKSQQALEETRNDFIGQFGIGLLSCFMVSDEIVVHSRSAKADYMVKWVGNIDGTYQTETIADTDHEAGTQVVLKLRNNIDFDQDKLIMLLNLYGKYLGIPIEVEVNGQYLTSIQGTFPWDNKTSSDQALNLGREIFQENFSNFLYIRDSSGKTKGIAYIMPHPTHFGSTQSNQVYIKNMFITAHAQHLLPEWAFFVRVIINSENLSPTASREDIYHNDTYENIREDLGNAIKEYFIDLSKASPQSLERIIKVHGHALKYMSLSDPEFLGFIANWFTFSTTDGVLTLQEIKKRVQTVFYISDVDEFRQIVPIAKAQNKLVINAGYVYDSQILEALGHIDREHLYQAIDTEYFGNILKSLNIEVFDRHKSRLDTLQDYLLKFDCELEIRQFVPDNIPAIFHLSERKMMARDIEQIKNDSNDLWAGISSAVIEPSVSFRSKLFLNFNNSIVQKLLHKPQEKMERPLVEMLYINAMLMGHYPLNQQELEAMNENLTYILDQSF; translated from the coding sequence ATGAAGTCACTATTCCAAGTTAATCTCGGCGGTATACTCAAAGTACTGTCCGACAACCTTTACAGCCATAAAGAGGTGTTTGTACGCGAGCTTTTGCAAAATGCCGTGGATGCTATCAAAGCCAGGGGCCACAAGGAGCAGTTTGAAGCACGCATTAAGGTGGATTACTACGACGCTGACAACCATCGTGGGCTGGTGATCAGCGATAATGGTATTGGGCTTACCGAGGATGAGGTCAACGAATTTCTGTCCAAGATCGGGGCAAGCTCAAAGTCGCAGCAGGCTTTGGAAGAAACCAGGAATGACTTTATCGGCCAGTTTGGTATCGGGCTGCTCTCCTGCTTTATGGTAAGTGATGAGATTGTGGTCCACTCCAGATCTGCAAAAGCCGATTATATGGTAAAATGGGTGGGCAATATTGATGGCACCTATCAAACAGAAACCATTGCCGATACTGACCATGAAGCGGGTACTCAGGTAGTGCTAAAACTGAGGAACAACATCGATTTTGATCAGGATAAGCTTATCATGCTGCTCAATTTATACGGAAAATACCTGGGCATACCTATCGAAGTAGAAGTCAACGGGCAATACCTTACTTCTATCCAAGGCACTTTTCCCTGGGACAACAAAACCAGCAGTGATCAGGCCCTTAACCTGGGCAGGGAAATATTTCAGGAAAATTTCTCCAACTTCCTGTACATCCGCGACAGCTCCGGAAAAACCAAAGGCATAGCTTATATTATGCCTCACCCTACGCATTTTGGCTCTACTCAAAGCAACCAGGTCTATATCAAAAATATGTTCATCACGGCACATGCTCAGCACCTGCTACCGGAGTGGGCATTTTTTGTGAGGGTGATCATCAATTCGGAGAACCTTTCTCCTACGGCCTCAAGGGAAGATATTTATCACAATGATACTTATGAAAATATACGCGAAGACCTGGGCAATGCCATCAAAGAATACTTCATCGACCTCAGCAAAGCCTCTCCACAGTCGCTTGAACGCATCATCAAAGTACATGGACATGCACTCAAATACATGTCACTTTCCGACCCGGAATTTCTAGGCTTTATTGCCAACTGGTTTACTTTCTCCACCACTGATGGAGTGCTGACTTTGCAGGAAATCAAAAAGCGGGTGCAAACAGTTTTTTATATTTCTGATGTGGATGAATTCAGACAAATCGTACCGATAGCGAAAGCGCAAAACAAGCTGGTCATCAATGCGGGCTATGTGTACGACTCGCAAATACTGGAGGCATTGGGCCACATAGACAGAGAACATTTATATCAGGCTATTGACACGGAATACTTTGGCAACATCCTGAAATCTTTGAACATTGAAGTGTTTGACCGGCACAAAAGCAGGCTCGATACTTTGCAGGACTACCTGCTAAAGTTTGACTGTGAACTGGAGATCAGGCAGTTTGTGCCCGATAACATACCTGCTATCTTCCACCTTTCGGAAAGAAAAATGATGGCGCGCGACATAGAGCAGATCAAAAACGACAGTAACGATCTATGGGCCGGTATATCCAGTGCGGTAATTGAACCCTCGGTATCATTCCGCTCTAAGCTTTTTCTAAACTTCAATAATTCGATAGTCCAAAAGCTGCTTCACAAGCCGCAGGAGAAAATGGAACGCCCTCTGGTAGAAATGTTGTACATCAACGCTATGCTTATGGGCCACTACCCACTCAACCAGCAGGAGCTGGAAGCTATGAACGAAAACCTTACTTATATCCTGGATCAGTCATTTTAA
- a CDS encoding outer membrane beta-barrel protein, whose protein sequence is MTYSQKKKLTKTLLFFIASLAMAAFSYSQLQAQGFYLRAGGGYSFQSAKTEFNNADPNELTGIRQSTEVTVSADGSTTTVKSLSGSLGAGFKGNITGGYMFNPYIGAELGINYFHGDETVIGKLSSPVMNSEEVAYIRGVDLSPAIIVTPGFEGINPYARVGLLVTAAGNLTIETSADIVNGGGPGTDIALRAESEVTAKFSVGYVGAVGVLFPINDRVSIFGEAEFKSFTIKSEEAEIKSFTTTAISDGQSVLVPGEQLEDMPVSEKKFIFKDDYTISNTSPQPEDQPTVIPSQEVNASGAGINIGIRIGF, encoded by the coding sequence ATGACGTATTCTCAGAAAAAGAAACTTACGAAAACACTACTTTTTTTTATTGCATCTTTAGCCATGGCCGCTTTCTCTTACTCCCAGCTTCAGGCACAGGGATTCTACCTTAGGGCCGGTGGTGGCTACTCATTCCAATCGGCCAAAACTGAATTTAACAACGCCGACCCTAACGAACTAACCGGAATAAGGCAGTCTACTGAAGTAACCGTTAGTGCAGATGGCTCTACGACCACAGTAAAGAGTCTGAGCGGCTCCTTAGGAGCAGGATTTAAAGGCAATATCACTGGTGGGTACATGTTTAATCCTTATATCGGTGCTGAATTAGGGATTAATTACTTCCATGGTGATGAAACTGTAATTGGCAAGCTAAGCAGCCCAGTGATGAATTCAGAAGAAGTTGCCTATATAAGAGGCGTGGATTTAAGCCCTGCCATTATTGTAACTCCGGGCTTTGAAGGTATCAACCCTTACGCCAGAGTAGGCCTTTTAGTTACGGCTGCCGGTAATCTTACAATTGAAACTTCGGCCGATATAGTTAATGGAGGCGGACCAGGAACAGATATAGCTTTAAGGGCTGAGTCTGAAGTAACTGCCAAATTCAGTGTAGGGTATGTTGGAGCTGTAGGTGTATTGTTTCCTATTAACGACCGAGTAAGCATTTTCGGAGAAGCAGAGTTCAAAAGCTTTACCATTAAAAGTGAGGAAGCAGAGATCAAAAGTTTTACAACCACAGCTATTTCCGATGGTCAGTCAGTGTTGGTACCAGGAGAGCAGCTTGAGGACATGCCTGTTTCTGAAAAGAAGTTTATATTCAAAGATGATTATACCATTTCCAATACTTCTCCCCAGCCAGAAGATCAGCCCACTGTTATTCCCTCGCAAGAGGTTAATGCAAGCGGTGCAGGAATCAATATCGGGATTAGAATTGGGTTCTAA